The following are encoded in a window of Glandiceps talaboti chromosome 5, keGlaTala1.1, whole genome shotgun sequence genomic DNA:
- the LOC144434965 gene encoding DBH-like monooxygenase protein 1, translating into MVYQPLWVAFTALVITVHVLAIEAAPLNPTEDDFTHEAFLDEYGRYKLFWKFDSEKIVFEVHVQTTGYVGFGFSPNGGMTGSDIVIGWVKSNGKKRFTDRHALHYGEPSVDDKQDYRLLYGAEIDDHTILKFERKLDTCDDAQDWIITGDTVRLIWAYHPDDPEDDKPLPWHGRERRGSRSLYLLDEPKITDIGNDVDVQTFEILNDNVKVPSHQYTTYICHGYVLPRFNGKHQMIMYEPIIQPGNEALVHHILVYQCYGSFNESAYHGYSEECYTPNMPEDLRSCFAVVISWAIGGGPFYFPEKAGFSLGGPGDPTFVIMETHYDNPTYIDTMYDSSGIRVHYTSNIREYDATVLRTGVMVGRGTFIPPQSQSFTNIAYCSGECTEKALFNRDTNETTELHVFAGLLHSHLAGRAIRVRHVRDGLELPNVMVDMNYDFNFQELRYLREEVIIQPGDNLVVQCEYGSMDRQSPIWGGLGTQEEMCLAFFYVYPRTSLFSCQTMLLPDFMAQAIGVEIRYVEDRYPIIEKPDRFANMSLIDYMNHMNWTDEARNNLQLAYEQGMMYEECSSNLVSEDDVDTSTLYFPPTITSPLPDYNRQCDPDDANDRNDDVRDDDLISNGGDTLGYRWTPVVLSLFMLGHVVM; encoded by the exons ATGGTGTACCAACCGCTTTGGGTAGCCTTCACGGCGCTCGTGATAACTGTACATGTGCTCGCGATTGAAGCAGCTCCGTTAAATCCGACTGAAGATGACTTCACACACGAAGCCTTCCTAGACGAATACGGCAGGTATAAACTGTTTTGGAAATTCGACTCGGAGAAGATCGTCTtcgaagtacatgtacagacgACTGGTTACGTTGGGTTTGGATTCTCCCCCAACGGTGGGATGACTGGATCGGACATCGTTATTGGATGGGTGAAAAGTAACGGGAAGAAGCGCTTTACG GACCGTCACGCATTGCATTATGGGGAGCCTAGTGTTGACGACAAGCAAGACTACAGATTACTGTATGGAGCCGAGATTGATGATCATACAATTCTGAAGTTTGAAAGAAAACTTGACACTTGTGACGACGCACAGGATTGGATTATAACG GGTGATACCGTGCGATTGATCTGGGCCTACCATCCCGATGATCCCGAAGACGACAAACCACTACCATGGCATGGACGTGAGAGGAGGGGTTCTCGTAGTCTGTATCTCCTTGATGAACCAAAAATAACTGACATTGGAAATGACGTTGATGTACAGACGTTCGAGATATTGAATGATAAC GTCAAAGTACCATCTCACCAGTACACAACGTACATTTGTCATGGTTATGTACTACCAAGGTTCAATGGAAAACATCAAATGATAATG TATGAACCAATTATTCAACCAGGTAACGAAGCACTTGTCCATCACATCCTAGTCTACCAATGCTATGGATCCTTCAATGAAAGTGCATACCATGGATATAGTGAAGAATGCTACACACCAAATATGCCAGAAGACTTGCGATCTTGTTTCGCCGTTGTGATTTCTTGGGCAATAGGAGGAGGG cCTTTCTATTTCCCAGAGAAAGCCGGTTTCTCATTAGGTGGTCCTGGTGatccaacatttgtaataatggAAACACATTACGATAACCCtacatacattgata CAATGTATGACAGCTCTGGTATACGAGTTCACTACACCTCCAACATTAGAGAATACGATGCCACTGTCCTCCGTACAGGAGTGATGGTCGGACGAGGGACGTTTATTCCACCACAGTCTCAAAGTTTCACGAACATTGCATACTGCTCTGGTGAATGCACAGAAAAG GCCCTGTTCAATCGTGATACCAATGAGACCACCGAACTTCACGTCTTTGCTGGTTTGTTACACAGCCATCTAGCAGGACGTGCTATACGTGTACGTCACGTTCGTGATGGACTTGAACTTCCAAACGTCATGGTTGATATGAACTATGACTTCAATTTCCAAGAACTACGCTATTTAAGAGAGGAAGTGATTATTCAACCC GGCGATAACTTGGTCGTGCAATGTGAATATGGATCGATGGATCGTCAGTCACCTATCTGG GGAGGACTGGGTACCCAGGAAGAGATGTGTCTGGCCTTCTTCTATGTATATCCGCGTACATCGCTATTTAGCTGCCAAACTATGTTGTTACCTGACTTCATGGCACAAGCCATTGGTGTGGAAATCAGATATGT GGAAGACAGGTATCCCATAATTGAGAAACCTGACCGATTTGCCAACATGTCGCTGATTGATTACATGAATCATATGAACTGGACTGATGAAGCTAGGAATAATCTACAGTTGGCGTATGAACAGGGAATGATGTATGAAGAATGCTCATCGAACCTCGTATCGGAAGACGATGTGGAT ACAAGCACATTATATTTCCCGCCAACCATTACCAGTCCGTTGCCCGATTACAATCGACAGTGTGATCCGGACGACGCAAACGATCGTAACGATGACGTCAGAGATGATGATTTGATATCAAATGGTGGCGACACTCTCGGCTATCGTTGGACACCAGTTGTGCTCTCCCTGTTTATGCTTGGTCACGTGGTCATGTGA